The proteins below are encoded in one region of Lactuca sativa cultivar Salinas chromosome 3, Lsat_Salinas_v11, whole genome shotgun sequence:
- the LOC111884458 gene encoding ENHANCER OF AG-4 protein 2 — protein sequence MAPGRKRGGAKGAKTKSQLNLGDLVLAKVKGFPAWPAKISRPEDWKRAPDPKKYFVQFFGTEEIAFVAPIDIQPFTSESKNKLLDRCKGKTVKYFSQAVKEICSIFEDSQNKSSDSIKEDNDGQSFQPDTNSTEMVDDGMTGDGPSGETSFNDTVNHGPGLERCSHINREMEYEDVKPSVSPNVNDCSPSAVSTKKRIELCNDEVTSPKKESTSTSGHNKNPTSGLKVETDGQKSNRIERAPKKKDDNDDDGINKMHSPAGVSSSVQTSHLESTVTENSIRRISSHGIKNEENPEFGDNIKKTKKVFKVKTNLGVANNISKDVEGDPTERNNTELITGRKIKPDPGGGKDNLVNNGVLHPTKRSKCTDETPKKSQTYRKNDLSGKGGNEEVKKSTPSLKMKNRLASKGQTNGVDGDEDVLPPTKRRKQVVESMSGAENSTPRKGESSDAAKPVSTQVSLKRRAVRIFDDDEDEPKTPVHGRSTKGVDGVSHVPVPVDEVAAVTQAIQDPPIVKNLKPSSPTSLQHNTGVVEGQFRHTPEKVESEKKSSEEALKVLVSPVKSPMVESLKATKSLVSPVKSPMVESLKTSKSVVSPVKSPMVESLKRSKSLASPMKSPMVESLKANKSLGKVSGNVPQNKKVQAGPLKASSGISDRSQNNAVNERSRPAVSGEKQKSNRKSTSRVTDSAAVLRKPNDSNLLSSERLEFGDSRSAESSKSMKHLIAVAQAKRKQAQSQNHGHDGLNYTHVATTEAIVRSPGSVSGVQPIPPGPGVVAQLDDQPDSAELEETRTSSGHQGSLSGGTEAAVARDAFEGMIETLSRTKESIGRATRHAIDCAKHGIANEVVELLTRKLENESSFHRRVDLFFLVDSITQCSHSQKGIAGASYIPTVQAALPRLLGAAAPPGASARENRRQCLKVLKLWLERKILPDTLLRSYIEDIGASNDDASSGFFSKRPSRSERAVDDPIREMEGMLVDEYGSNATFQLPGFLSTNVFEEEDDDDILNFSHKESTDKSTPVVSPGTGELETCSVTPNDRRHCILEDVDGELEMEDVSGHPKDDKFITGGGYKETVQQEEGGSDRTMDAASNNSNEVSPFREGSPPLPPDSPPPTPPLPSSPPPPLSPMVPPPPSSPSPPSPPPPPPPPPPPPSQTYPLPPPQAPFPQPSFGARLGAHVDAAVRGEMFPFVPAVASSSRVEYVHETYTNPQASQSNQQLQTANVPLPPRAFQPPMLPQNAAGQFQYPKPGMLQHPYPPLYGLTKPPDAPRRYGADEQWRPPSNEFSTDNQRGTWRISLSSGPPFAQEGYFRAPMERPPGPGPANNVGFQSTVPGGAPIPGHSGSMMMPCRPDISSLNSWRPP from the exons ATGGCTCCTGGGCGGAAACGTGGAGGAGCAAAAGGAGCCAAAACAAAGAGTCAGTTAAATTTGGGCGATCTTGTTCTCGCTAAGGTCAAGGGTTTTCCTGCATGGCCTGCCAAG ATCAGCAGACCTGAAGATTGGAAACGAGCTCCTGATCCGAAGAAATATTTTGTACAGTTCTTTGGTACCGAAGAAAT AGCTTTTGTAGCTCCAATCGATATTCAACCATTTACCAGCGAGTCAAAAAACAAATTACTGGATAGATGTAAAGGAAAAACAGTCAAATACTTTTCCCAAGCTGTGAAGGAAATTTGTAGCATATTTGAAGATTCACAGAATAAGAGTTCAGATTCCATAAAAGAAGATAATGATGGACAGAGTTTTCAGCCTGATACCAATTCTACAGAGATGGTAGATGATGGAATGACTGGTGATGGACCCAGTGGCGAAACATCTTTTAATGATACTGTAAATCATGGCCCTGGATTAGAACGGTGCTCTCATATAAACAGGGAAATGGAATATGAGGATGTGAAGCCTAGTGTCTCACCTAATGTTAATGATTGTTCTCCATCTGCTGTTTCCACCAAAAAAAGAATTGAACTTTGCAATGATGAGGTAACTTCACCCAAGAAGGAGAGTACATCCACATCCGGTCATAATAAAAATCCAACATCTGGACTGAAGGTAGAAACAGATGGGCAGAAGTCAAATAGGATTGAAAGAGCTCCAAAGAAAaaagatgataatgatgatgatggaaTAAACAAAATGCATAGTCCAGCAGGTGTCAGTTCCTCTGTTCAGACCAGTCATCTTGAATCCACTGTCACTGAGAACTCAATACGGAGAATTTCCTCGCATGGGATCAAGAATGAAGAAAACCCAGAATTTGGTgataatattaaaaaaacaaaaaaagtatttaaagtcaaaacaaatcttGGGGTGGCTAATAATATATCAAAGGATGTTGAAGGAGACCCTACAGAGCGAAACAATACTGAACTTATTACTGGAAGGAAAATCAAGCCTGATCCTGGGGGAGGGAAAGATAATCTTGTTAATAATGGAGTTTTGCATCCTACAAAAAGGTCCAAGTGCACAGATGAAACCCCAAAGAAGTCTCAAACATACAGGAAAAACGACCTTTCTGGCAAAGGAGGCAATGAagaagtcaaaaagtcaacaccTAGTTTGAAAATGAAAAACCGGTTGGCATCCAAGGGGCAGACAAATGGAGTTGATGGTGATGAAGATGTTCTACCACCTACAAAACGCCGTAAGCAGGTGGTGGAGTCCATGTCTGGTGCTGAAAACTCTACACCTAGAAAGGGGGAAAGTTCTGATGCTGCTAAACCTGTTTCAACTCAAGTTTCCTTGAAGAGGAGAGCTGTGCGCATctttgatgatgatgaagatgagccAAAGACGCCTGTGCATGGAAGGTCAACTAAAGGAGTCGATGGAGTCTCACATGTTCCAGTACCTGTTGATGAAGTTGCTGCAGTGACTCAAGCTATTCAAGATCCTCCTATTGTCAAAAACTTAAAGCCTTCGTCACCTACTTCTCTGCAACATAATACAGGAGTAGTTGAGGGGCAGTTCCGTCATACTCCTGAGAAAGTAGAATCTGAAAAGAAATCATCTGAAGAGGCTCTAAAGGTTTTGGTCTCTCCTGTCAAGTCGCCTATGGTAGAATCTCTAAAAGCAACCAAGTCCTTGGTCTCTCCAGTCAAGTCGCCCATGGTAGAATCTCTTAAAACAAGCAAGTCCGTGGTCTCTCCTGTCAAGTCGCCTATGGTAGAATCTCTTAAAAGAAGCAAGTCCTTGGCCTCTCCTATGAAATCGCCTATGGTAGAATCTCTTAAAGCAAACAAGTCCTTAGGCAAGGTTTCTGGAAACGTTCCTCAAAACAAGAAAGTTCAAGCAGGTCCTTTAAAGGCTTCAAGTGGGATTTCTGATCGTTCTCAGAATAATGCAGTAAATGAGAGAAGTAGGCCTGCTGTTTCCGGTGAGAAGCAGAAATCTAACCGAAAATCAACTTCACGTGTGACTGATTCTGCAGCTGTTTTAAGGAAACCTAACGATAGCAACTTGCTATCTAGCGAAAG GTTGGAATTTGGTGATTCAAGAAGTGCAGAATCAAGTAAGTCCATGAAGCATCTGATTGCAGTTGCCCAGGCAAAAAGAAAACAAGCTCAATCACAAAACCATGGACACGATGGTCTTAATTATACACATGTTGCAACCACTGAAGCAATTGTGAGGAGTCCTGGTTCTGTTTCTGGTGTTCAGCCCATCCCACCAGGTCCTGGAGTTGTGGCTCAACTAGATGATCAGCCGGATTCTGCAGAGCTTGAGGAGACAAGGACAAGTTCAGGACATCAGGGGTCTCTTAGTGGTGGAACTGAGGCAGCTGTTGCTCGTGATGCTTTTGAAGGAATGATAGAAACACTATCAAGAACAAAAGAAAGCATTGGCCGTGCAACACGCCATGCAATTGACTGTGCAAAACATGGCATTGCCAATGAGGTTGTGGAACTTCTTACTCGCAAGTTGGAAAATGAATCCAGCTTTCATCGAAGAGTGGATCTCTTCTTTTTGGTGGATTCCATTACTCAGTGCTCACATTCACAGAAAG GCATTGCTGGAGCCTCTTATATTCCTACTGTTCAAGCAGCATTGCCACGTCTTTTAGGAGCCGCAGCTCCACCAGGTGCCAGTGCTCGCGAGAATCGTCGTCAATGCCTAAAG GTTCTAAAATTGTGGCTTGAGAGGAAAATTTTACCTGATACTTTACTTCGAAGCTACATAGAGGACATTGGAGCTTCAAATGATGATGCTTCTTCTGGGTTCTTCTCCAAGCGTCCATCTCGATCTGAACGGGCTGTGGATGATCCAATCAGAGAGATGGAGGGCATGCTTGTTGATGAATATGGGAG CAATGCGACGTTTCAATTGCCCGGTTTTCTGTCGACTAATGTCTTTGAAGAGGAAGATGACGATGATATTCTAAACTTTTCACATAAAGAAAGCACTGATAAATCAACACCAGTGGTAAGCCCGGGCACAGGAGAACTTGAAACATGTTCAGTAACCCCAAATGACAGACGCCACTgtatcttggaggatgtggatgGCGAACTTGAAATGGAAGATGTATCTGGACATCCAAAAGATGATAAATTCATCACAGGTGGTGGTTACAAGGAAACTGTTCAACAGGAAGAAGGTGGCTCAGACAGGACAATGGATGCAGCCTCAAATAATTCCAATGAGGTGTCCCCTTTTCGTGAGGGCTCCCCACCTCTACCTCCTGATTCTCCCCCTCCCACTCCTCCCTTGCCTTCTTCGCCACCACCACCTCTGTCACCCATGGTGCCACCGCCTCCATCCTCCCCTTCGCCTCCATCACCACCCCCACCCCcgcctcctccaccaccacccccttCACAAACATATCCTCTTCCCCCACCACAAGCGCCATTTCCTCAGCCATCGTTTGGGGCCCGTCTTGGAGCTCATGTTGATGCTGCTGTCCGAGGCGAAATGTTTCCCTTTGTGCCAGCTGTAGCCTCCAGTTCACGTGTAGAGTATGTACATGAAACATATACAAATCCTCAGGCTTCTCAATCAAACCAACAGCTGCAGACCGCTAATGTACCTTTGCCTCCAAGAGCGTTTCAACCTCCCATGTTGCCTCAGAATGCTGCTGGTCAATTTCAATATCCCAAGCCTGGAATGCTGCAGCATCCATACCCACCTCTATATGGATTAACAAAACCTCCTGATGCCCCGAGGAGATATGGTGCTGATGAACAATGGAGACCGCCTTCAAACGAGTTCAGCACTGATAATCAGCGTGGTACTTGGAGGATTTCACTATCCTCGGGTCCTCCTTTTGCTCAAGAAG